The uncultured Paludibaculum sp. sequence ATGCCGCGTGGGATCACCCAGTTCTTTTTCTTCGACGGGGAAAAGATCCAGGACATGGCAGCCGACGAGCACGCTGAGCACAAGCTGAAATCAAGCATGGAGGCGGCGCTCGGGATCGGCACCGTTCGGCAGTTGATTGAGGACTTAACCGTTGTCAAGCAGAACGAGCGCCGGAATCGCACAGACATCACAGACGATGACATCAAGCTGAAGGAGAACGAGTTGGCCCTTCTCCGCAGGAAGGTGGAGAAGTCCAAGGCGGCCCGCAAGGAGGCCCAGGAAGATATTGCCCAACTGCAGTCCGAACTGGAGGAAAGAAAGAGGCGGTTCTCCTCCCTGTTCGGGTTCGAGCCTGCAGAGGTGGAGGAAGCCCGGGTTCGAGAGCGCCGACGGATTCAGGTTTCGGCACGCATGACCGAAGTGGACCAGGAAATCCGGCACTACGTCGAACGTGTTCTACCGCTGGGCATTCTCGGCAACCAGTTCGGCCCGTTGCGCGAACAGATTGAGGCAGAAAGTCGCATCCGGCGCCTCGAAGCCGTGCGGGACATTGCCGCCGACCTGGCCAGGGCGATCACCGCTTCAGCCACCTCTCCCGAGACAGTATGCTGCAACCGGCCACTTGGTGAGGCTGAGCGGCGCGCCTTCTTCGATCGCGTCTTGACCGTGGTTCGCGAGTATGGTGTCGGGGGTCCCCAAGCTCAGACTGCGGCGGCCGTGCTACAGCTTACTGAAACCGATGCGGCGAGAATCAAGATCCGCCTTGAGGAAGTCGAAAAGGCATGGGACGACCAGTTCCTTCGGCTCCTGTCTGACCGTCAGACTCTGAAGAATCAGATTGCCGACCTGGAGAGAGAGCTGAAGCGTACCTCGGTCGGCGACTCGGACCAGGAGGTCTTTGGCAAGCTGCAAAGCGAGATCGAAGGCTACGCTGCACAGATCGGTCGCAAGAAAGAAGAATTGCGCCAACTCGACGACCAGATCCAGGAGCTCCAGGACAGCATTGCATCTCGCGAGCGCGAACTTGATCTGCTCTACCACAAGCACAAGGGCTCAAAAGAGCAGGCGGCATTCGTAGCAGAGCTGGATAAGATTCTCGCGCTACTCGACGAATACGTGGACCAACTGCGCCAGGCCAAGATCGCCCAACTTCAATCGAGCACGCTCGACATGTACCGGAGGCTGGCAAGCAAGGGAGATCTCATCTCGAACATTGAGATCGACCCCAAGACCTATGCGGTGACCATCAAGGACAGGAATGGCCACGTTGTGCAAAAGCACAATCTGTCCGCGGGCGAGAAGGAGGTCTTTGCCATTTCCCTGCTGTGGGGCCTGGCCCAAAGTTCGCAGTTGGCTTTGCCAATCGTCATCGACACGCCGCTCTCGCGGCTCGACAGTACACATCGCGATCGCATCGTCCGTCATTATTTTCCTGAGGCCGGGCACCAGGTCATCGTGTTATCAACGGACACCGAAGTGGACCAGGCCTACTACCAGGATTTGGAGCCTCATCTGCAGCATGCGGTGCACCTCCTGTTTGACAGGAATCGCGAGCTGACAACCCTGCAAGAAGGCTATTTCTGGAGGAACTAGGCGATGCCGGACCGGATTTACACTTCGAGCACAGCGGAAGAGGTTCTGAACACGCTGCGCTACGTCACGCGTTTTGAGTATTCGGTGCTTGCCCGGGTCGCCCTGGCTCTGTCACTTAGCAAGCATGGCCGCAATGCTCCTGAATCGCCGGACCTTACGGGTAAGGAGATCCGCTGGACCAGCCTGTTCAGCGACGATGAGCACACCTTCTCCAGCGTCTTGACGATGGTCTACGGCGAGAAGATGTCCAAAGAGGATGAGCTTTTCGCTCGCCGGGTGAAGCACCACATTGATGGCGGCTGTGAGTTGCTGGGTCAACTTTTCCGCTCGTCGGGACAAGATGAGATCATCTTTCTACAGCGGCTGGCTGCCGAACTTCCGCTAACCGGGGGGCGCGCCACAGCGGGAGGCGTACCCATTCTCAATATTGTGTTGGGGATGAAGGAACTCAACAACGAACGTGTGGTCATTGAGCTGAACAACACGGCGCGCCATGCGAATTCCCATCTCGCCATCATGGGCAAGCCAGGGGTTGGGAAGACGCAACTGTTGCTCAAGATCCTGGCCGACATTCGTATTCAGTCGAGGTTCCAGACGAACTTTATCTACTTCGACTACAAAGGAGACGTTGTCGTCGACGATCGCTTTGTCGAGATCACCCGCTGCACGACCTATCAGCTGCCGCACCAGCAGCTGCCGATCAATCCATTCATTTTGGAAGATTACGCGGCAAGTTCCATCATGATCTCCGCGGAAGAGAAGGCTGAGAGCTTTGCGTCGATCGACTCGCACATCGGAACGGTCCAGAAGGGCGCCCTGAGTGACGCCATCAGGACCGCGTACGACCGGCGGTCCGCCCAAGCATTGCGCTATCCGGATTTCCGCGAAGTGCTCAGCATCGTCCGCGATCGCTATGCCCACGACAACAAGAAGGATGACAGCCTGATTGAGATTCTTCGCCGCCTGTCCGACTTCCACCTCTTTTGGGAGCACGGCTCCACCCAGCCCCTGATCGATCGCATCAGCGAACAGACTTTTTTGGTGGACCTGCACCAGCTGCCCGTGTTGAAGGAATTGGTGGTCTACCTTGTCATCGAACGCTTGTACAAGGAGATGGCGGCGCTTCCAGATAGCGATACCAAGGAGGGCCGTCGCGCGTTGCGAACGATTCTGGTTATCGACGAAGCCCACAACTACCTTGCGCAGAAGAACCCATTTCTGCAAAAGATCATCCGGGAAGGACGCTCGAAAGGCGTGGTCGTCTTCTTCGCGTCCCAATCGCCGAATGACTACTCACAGAAGTTCTTCGACTTCAAGGAGTTGCTGGAGTTCTCGTTCATCTTTCAGTGCGAGGGCGTGTCCGCGACAGCCGTGCAGGAACTCCTCGGCTGCTCGACGAAGACGGCCAGGGAGTTGCAGGTCGAACTTGCTCGTCTCCGACCGTTTCAGGTGGTGTCAAAGTCACTCACGGATGACGCAGAGTTCACCAGATTCAAGGCAGAAGCCTTCTTCAAGGCCTATCAGTAGCTACGTTAGCGGGCTCAGCTCCTGAATGCATCGCCCTGTTGCGCGCGTGCTCGGACGGTGGTGATGATGTGGTCGATGATTCGGTCGGGGGTCTTCCACTTCATAACGAGCTTCGATCGGTCCATGCCGAACTGCGCCACGACGTCTTTGAGCGCCTCGATATCGAGGGTACGGAGCTTCGATACCAGGCTTTCTTCGCCGAGCGCGAACTCAGCATAGGGATCAAGTGCCGCCGCGGTGCGCCGGTTCCGGCGCTCGCTGGGGGGCGATGGTTGCTTCTCGATGATCCCCAGCGCTACCTCCACCCGTTCGGCCAGCGCCGGATCGTTCTTCACCGCGTCCAGAAGTACGGAAAACAGGCGTTGGAGACGTTGCTCTACTTTCATGCTTCTACCCTTTTCTTGAATTCGGCGGCCAAGGCCCGGTATGCGTCGAATTGCCCCGCGTAGCCGTACTTTTGGCGCAGCGTCCCGATCGGCGTATATTCGGCAGCCTCAGCGATATGCCCGCTGTCCGGAACGATTGCATCAAAGACAGGGGCATCCTTGGCCTGCTGCCTGAGCCGATGCGTGGTGTTCTCGTGGAGTTTCACTCGTGAATTGTACTTTGAGATGACGATACCGAGCGGCTCGATATTTTCTCCGACGTTGGTCGCGAAGTCCTTCACCCTTTTGACGATCTGCGGAATGCCGTAAGTGGAGAGGATGTCGGGAATTGCGGGGATGATGTAGCCCTGTGAGATCCGCAGCCCGTTAAGTGTGATGATGCCGAGGTTGGGCGGACAGTCGATCAGAACGTAGTCGTATTCCTCGATCACAGCCTTGGTCGCTTTCCTAAGCAGATCGACGGGGTTATTTGCGTAGAATCGGCCGGACGGCATCGATGCAAGGCGGTCCTGAACGTCGATCAGATCCAGACTTGACGGGAGCAAATCAACGGACCGGACGTCCCGAACGTTGGACACGTTGCGCTGCAACGTACTCTTCAGGTCGAACAACTGCTGATCCTCGATCGCGTCCTGGAAGAGGCGTGCGAGCGTCAGGCCTTTGGAATTGAGGTCCTTCCATTTGTCCTCGCCGATCAGCATGACCGTCGCGTTCGTTTGGGGGTCGAGGTCGATCACCAGGACCTTTTGATGGAACTCTGACGAGAGCATCTCCGCCAGAGCCACAGTGGTTGTCGTCTTGCCTACACCGCCTTTGAGGTTGATTGTCGCGATGATGTTAGCCATTCGTTTCTTTCTCCTCTTGAGCCATGCCCTAACTTCCTGCCTCCGGAACACAGGTCCGGACTTGAGGTCTGCGACCGGACGCGGGAAGTCCGGGCTTCGTTTGCGCCAATTCGCGACGGCAGAGGGCCCCACGCCGGCGAGCTCGGCAATTTCGAAGATCCCGATCAGATTCTGGTCTTCCATGCTGTGAACGTCGTTCACAGATGATTGTGAATGATGTTCACAGTACTGTCAATCCCCCTTCGGGCTTGAGGCGGCCTTTCCACCTGTAACTCGCAGATACGAAACGAAAAATAGTCGCACGCGCACTTCATGAGTGAGGGGCCTGATCGGATTGGCGCCCATCCGCGGTGCTTAGTCTGGACACCCCTGCGTTATCCACAGGATTCCACAGCCCTCTTTGGCGCAAGAAGAAAATGTCCCCAGCGATGAATGGGTTGCCCTGTGGAGATAGATTCGCTTATTGTTCGCCTGCTATAATTGGGATTCAGTTGTGATCCGGGCCGCCCGCCTGACGTTGCTTCGACGGGGTTCGACCTGCCCTTACAGACCTACGTATCTCCTTGAGGTGTCTGAAGATGGCGTTCAAACTCAAGTGTTTTTCTCATCCGGACGTGCTGAAGCAATTTCAGCCCGAAATCTTGATCCGGCTCCTGGAAACCTCCCGACTTTTCTTTGAGATGAAGGGCTTCGCGATCCCGGCCCCGGAGGCCGACAATCTCGACTACCTCGCTCTGGCTGGCATCCTTGCTGAGCCGGACGAGGACATGCCGGCCGACCTGGTCGAGGCCCTGCATCTCATCAGCGAACTGGGGACCGACGAGTACTTCGACGATCTGCTCCAGCTCGCCGCGGAGGCCGATCTTGAGGTCACGGACGAGATGACAGCTTCGGATCTCGCGGCTCGGATCTGGTTGCAGGACCCGCAGTTGCTGGAGCGCAGGGACCGTGAGGGGCTGTTCGATCGGCGCAAGTCCTTCGACAGTTTCCGCGCGTCCGATCCGGAGCTCGCCATCTCGGTCCATGAACTCCCCGCCGACCTTTCCGGGCTGGAAGCCGAGCTGGGCAGCTACTTCAAGGAAAAGAAGAAGGGGAAGGGTTGCCGCGTCATTCCGAGGTATGCGCCGGCGGAGGTTCGCTTCCTCGTTCAGCATGGGCAGCCGTGCCGCCGGGAACCAAGTCGAAAGGGGGCCCAATCGACATGCACGTTTTTCCGACCCGAGAGGACTGACGTTGTCGTCCTCGATCTCACCCATCGCGAGTTGCGGATGAACGCGGCCAGCGCACCGGATCTGCGGAAGTACCGCGAGCTTTTCGGTCAGCACCTCTTCGGCAATCCCCAAGCCTTCGTCTACGCCGAGAAGTACACGCTGGAACCACTGCGCGCCCATGGCGAGGATTCGCTCCGGTGCCGTGATGTTGAGGGAGTGGACTCAGTCCGCGTGACGCAGATGGACTTCGACTTTGGGGGCGCCTTCGAAAACGTAGTGACGGAGCGGGCCCACGATGTGTTCAAGGCGATGGCGCTCCGACGTGCTGGCATCCCGGCGGAGCCGGTCATCCGCAAGGCAGTGTTCAAGGTGAAGTTACAGGGAGAGAAGAAGCCGCGCACGGTGTCGGTGAAAGCGGGCAACAAGGCAGGGTACCAGCGCGGCGAGGAGTCCGCCATCGTCGAAAACTGGCTTGTCGCTAGTATGTGATCTGTCCGCATGAGTTCACACGTGATCTGTCCGTTCGAGCAGAGCGGCGGGCGAGTCTTGGAAGGTGGAAGCCCCCAAGGATTGCCCGGCCGCGGAAGTGGAGCGGATGATGAAGCTACAAGAAGTGCTGCTGAAGGCCATGGCGAAGAAGATCACATGGTGGAGCGCGGCGGAGATCATCGGAGTGAGCGACCGAACGATGCGACGCTGGCGGGAGAGGCTGGAAGAGCACGGCTATTCGGGCTTGGCCGACCGGCGGAAAGGCAGGCCGAGTGACAAGAGGGTGCCCTTGGCGATGGCGGAGGAGGTGTTGCGGCTGTACCAGGAAACCTACTATGACCTGAACATGCGGCACTTTCACGAGAAGCTGCGCGAGCAACACGGCATCCAGCTGAGCTACACGTGGGTGCAGAAGGCGCTGCAGGGTGCGGGCTTGGTGGCCAAGCGGGGTAGGCGGGCCAAGCATCGGCGGAGACGGGAGCCTCGACCGCTGCCGGGGATGCTGCTGCACATCGACGGGAGCAAGCACCAGTGGTTCAGCGATGAGCGATGGTATGACCTGATCGTGATCCTGGATGATGCGACGAAGGAGATCTACTACGCACAGTTGGTGGAGGAGGAATCGACGCGGACGGTGATGGCGGGCCTGCGGCATGTGATTGAGTCGAAGGGTCTGTTCTGTGCGTTGTACAGCGACCGGGGCAGCCACTTTTTCGTGACGCCGAAAGCGGGCGGGAAGGTTGATAAGGGCCGTCTGACGCAGGTTGGGCGAGCGATGAAGGAGTTGGGCGTGCAGATGATCGCGGCCTACTCGCCACAAGCGCGAGGCCGGTCAGAGCGGAGCTTCGGGACCTGGCAGGGCCGACTGCCACAGGAGTTGCGGCTGGCGGGGATCACCACCGCGGAAAGGGCCAATGAGTTCTTGGCCGAACGTTACATTGGCGAGTTCAACGAGAAGTTCACGGTTGAGGCGAAGGAGACAGGGACGGCGTTTCGGAAGACGACGCGCGCCGATCTGAACTGGGTGTTCACGGTGCAGACTGAGCGCGTGGTAGATCGGGATAACACGGTGGCGATCGGCGACCAGAGCTGGCAACTGGAGAAGAGCCGTTTCCGCCACTCCCTGGCGAAGAGCACAGTGACCATTCACGAGCACCTGGATGGAACGGTGTCGATCCGATTTGGACCGCATGTGGTAGGCCGCTACACAGCCGAGGGCGCACGATTGCGGGACACTCGACAATCACGAAAGGAAGACTGTGGAAAAGGCGGGCCCGAGGAAGCCGAGGAAAACCGCGAGGCGGTTTCCCACGGCTCCCACCGTCCCTTGGAAATCCCGCCGAGCCGGGATTCCCACTTTCCCACCGCCCCGACGACGACGAGAAAGGTACGTCCGAAGACCCGGAAGCCGCCTTCGGCGAGCAGAAAAGGATCATCGGGTGCGGTCAACTGATGCGGACAGATCGTGTGTGAATAAAAGCGGACAGATTGACTTACTACCGACATCGTCGAAAACTGGCTGCGGGCGCGCGGATTCATCTTGCTGGGCACGAAGGCGTATGCGGAGGCTGCCTAACCTCTGGCGGAGTCTGGAGCGCATTACCGGGCTCCTGGCGGTGCCTGCCGTGTGGGAAACGGAGTGCGGTGAGGACTTCGCCTTCCTGCGCCCTCATCTCCGCCCGACCGAGATGGTCGGGTCACTGTATCCGTGCCCGCACCACTTTGGCGAATGTCCCCGCAAGATCGTGGACTATGGCGATGGGGAGTTCGCGGCGATCTGTCGCGACCCGTACAAGTCCTGCGACAGGATTCCATTGGCCCCGCGCGACGCCCTTCTTCACGACCTCGACCTCGCCTCATTCTTGAAGCCCGTTCTGCAGGCCGCCTCTATCCGCCCGGAGCCTCCAAGGCCGCGCGCACCGGGTACATGGAGTCTGGGGCTGGCCGGAAGATCGAGCTCGCTCGCGCCGGCGTTCCTTGTCGTCGCGCACAGCGGATCCACGTTCGAAGCTTCCGTGCGTGACCTGCTGCTCGACGTCCCCGGACGGTTCCTGCTGGTGGTCCCCACGAACAGGCACCGTAGCGCCGAAGTCCAGGAGAGGATCCAGGCAAGTAGCTGCAGCTACCTCTGTCTGGAGGAGATGGTTGGGGTGGACGAGAGCGGAGCGTTCCGCCTGCTGGAAACCGCCGATTCAACCACCACGGCACCTGACCAGGTGACACCCGACCGTACACTCGACCGTTCTGTTGGAAGCGAGGCTGCAGTTGCGGCGGTCCGCGACTACATCGCCGCAAAAGCCCTGACGCTGACGATGTTCGGTAATCAGTTCGACACTACCGACCGGACGCTTCGCCGGTTTCTGAAGGACGGCAAGATGAGGCGCGCCAATTTTGAGGCCATGGCCGACAGCATCGGCGTCTCTTCGGAGCAGCTCCTTCGGGGCGAATTGCCTGCATCCATCAGGCGCGCCGCGCGTCGCTGAACTGTCCGGATTTCTTCCGGATCTCTTCCGCGTAAGTTCGTATTAGAAAAAAGCCGTCTCGGGCATTCTCGATTCAGAGGCTGCGGGAAACACACCGCAGCAAGCATCGAGATGAAGCCAAACACACAACAGCGACTCCTAAACGAACACGAGGTAGCAGACTCCTGCTCGATCAGTGTTCTGACGCTGCGGAAGTGGCGCAGCCAACGGCGCGGTCCGCAGTTCGTAAAGATCGGCGCCTTGGTCCGGTACCGCCCCGAGGATGTGGACGCCTGGATTACGGCGCAGAAGTCCGCGGGTGCTGAACTCCCGGAGGTGGCGCGATGAAGCCGCCGGTCACCACACAGGAGCTGTTGGCGTCAGAGGCGACCTTCCTCGCCGCCATGCAGCAACTCGGCTTCGGCCGGTTTGAGTACCTGCAGATCCGCGGCGGCGAGTTGATGCTCAACCCGTGGCCGGTCACCGTGCGCGACATCAAGTTCGCGACGCCGCCCAACACGGGCAGGCCTTCCGAACCCAATTTTGAGCTGCGGCCGCAGGTCGCCGAGTTCTTCGCCTACGTACGGGACGTCGAAGCTGGCGAAATCCGCGAGCTCGACGTGCGGCACGGGTTGCCCTTCTCCATGGAGATCGAACTTCAGGGAGGCCGCCGTGGTTGATCTCGCACTTGACCAAGCACTCCCTGTTGTCCAGGATCTCGCCGGGCGGAAGGCGAATGCATTCGTTCGCCGCTGCGGACTGGGCGCCGATGAGCGGGAGGATGTCCAGAGCCAGCTTGTCCTGACCTTCCTGGTTCGGTGGCCCAAGTTCGACGGCGAGAAAGCCTCAGTCCGAACGTTCGCCTCGCGGGTCATGGACAAGGAGCTGACGTCCATTCTGCGGTACCGCCTGGCGGAAGGGCGGCGGCCGCAAGATCTGCCCGCGCGGGATCCAGGCCCGAACCCCGCATACGTTCGGCACTTCCG is a genomic window containing:
- the dndD gene encoding DNA sulfur modification protein DndD, which encodes MRLLKLSIENYKSFQLPTEIDFTAGTNEPDRNVFLVGGMNGAGKTSILEAINIVLYGERKDRILKAINRRELARGNAACAFELQFETDSREVVAVKRSWAAPASVDRPRPDDLEEKLTVIKNGKRVSVANQQMWQDYLEVTMPRGITQFFFFDGEKIQDMAADEHAEHKLKSSMEAALGIGTVRQLIEDLTVVKQNERRNRTDITDDDIKLKENELALLRRKVEKSKAARKEAQEDIAQLQSELEERKRRFSSLFGFEPAEVEEARVRERRRIQVSARMTEVDQEIRHYVERVLPLGILGNQFGPLREQIEAESRIRRLEAVRDIAADLARAITASATSPETVCCNRPLGEAERRAFFDRVLTVVREYGVGGPQAQTAAAVLQLTETDAARIKIRLEEVEKAWDDQFLRLLSDRQTLKNQIADLERELKRTSVGDSDQEVFGKLQSEIEGYAAQIGRKKEELRQLDDQIQELQDSIASRERELDLLYHKHKGSKEQAAFVAELDKILALLDEYVDQLRQAKIAQLQSSTLDMYRRLASKGDLISNIEIDPKTYAVTIKDRNGHVVQKHNLSAGEKEVFAISLLWGLAQSSQLALPIVIDTPLSRLDSTHRDRIVRHYFPEAGHQVIVLSTDTEVDQAYYQDLEPHLQHAVHLLFDRNRELTTLQEGYFWRN
- a CDS encoding helix-turn-helix domain-containing protein, encoding MKPNTQQRLLNEHEVADSCSISVLTLRKWRSQRRGPQFVKIGALVRYRPEDVDAWITAQKSAGAELPEVAR
- a CDS encoding DndE family protein, whose protein sequence is MPDRIYTSSTAEEVLNTLRYVTRFEYSVLARVALALSLSKHGRNAPESPDLTGKEIRWTSLFSDDEHTFSSVLTMVYGEKMSKEDELFARRVKHHIDGGCELLGQLFRSSGQDEIIFLQRLAAELPLTGGRATAGGVPILNIVLGMKELNNERVVIELNNTARHANSHLAIMGKPGVGKTQLLLKILADIRIQSRFQTNFIYFDYKGDVVVDDRFVEITRCTTYQLPHQQLPINPFILEDYAASSIMISAEEKAESFASIDSHIGTVQKGALSDAIRTAYDRRSAQALRYPDFREVLSIVRDRYAHDNKKDDSLIEILRRLSDFHLFWEHGSTQPLIDRISEQTFLVDLHQLPVLKELVVYLVIERLYKEMAALPDSDTKEGRRALRTILVIDEAHNYLAQKNPFLQKIIREGRSKGVVVFFASQSPNDYSQKFFDFKELLEFSFIFQCEGVSATAVQELLGCSTKTARELQVELARLRPFQVVSKSLTDDAEFTRFKAEAFFKAYQ
- a CDS encoding ISNCY family transposase — translated: MMKLQEVLLKAMAKKITWWSAAEIIGVSDRTMRRWRERLEEHGYSGLADRRKGRPSDKRVPLAMAEEVLRLYQETYYDLNMRHFHEKLREQHGIQLSYTWVQKALQGAGLVAKRGRRAKHRRRREPRPLPGMLLHIDGSKHQWFSDERWYDLIVILDDATKEIYYAQLVEEESTRTVMAGLRHVIESKGLFCALYSDRGSHFFVTPKAGGKVDKGRLTQVGRAMKELGVQMIAAYSPQARGRSERSFGTWQGRLPQELRLAGITTAERANEFLAERYIGEFNEKFTVEAKETGTAFRKTTRADLNWVFTVQTERVVDRDNTVAIGDQSWQLEKSRFRHSLAKSTVTIHEHLDGTVSIRFGPHVVGRYTAEGARLRDTRQSRKEDCGKGGPEEAEENREAVSHGSHRPLEIPPSRDSHFPTAPTTTRKVRPKTRKPPSASRKGSSGAVN
- a CDS encoding AAA family ATPase, which produces MEDQNLIGIFEIAELAGVGPSAVANWRKRSPDFPRPVADLKSGPVFRRQEVRAWLKRRKKRMANIIATINLKGGVGKTTTTVALAEMLSSEFHQKVLVIDLDPQTNATVMLIGEDKWKDLNSKGLTLARLFQDAIEDQQLFDLKSTLQRNVSNVRDVRSVDLLPSSLDLIDVQDRLASMPSGRFYANNPVDLLRKATKAVIEEYDYVLIDCPPNLGIITLNGLRISQGYIIPAIPDILSTYGIPQIVKRVKDFATNVGENIEPLGIVISKYNSRVKLHENTTHRLRQQAKDAPVFDAIVPDSGHIAEAAEYTPIGTLRQKYGYAGQFDAYRALAAEFKKRVEA